CGGAGCTGGCGATCCCGAGAGAAGGCCACCTTGAAAAACACACCCACAAAGGGCTAATCACACCACACCTGTCTTGGGCGGCTCCCTATGGCCGCTTTTCAGACGTTCACGTATGGCCGGTTTTGAGGTGTTCACCGAGGGGTGAAGTAGTGAAGACACCCTGGGTGACGCTCAGGACCTCATCGCTATAGACTCGATCACTGCTCACTTCGATCAAGACGACTCGCACCGAGACACGATCAGATCGAAAGCCCCATTGGCTTGCGCGATCCTCCCAGTTCAGAATCTCTGGCCATACCAAGTACCGGTGCCCGTGTTCATTGGCTGTCCATCGAGCCTCGTCCACAGTTGCTTTTTCGATAGCTGCTTCCGCTTCTGACGCGAACGTTGATAGATGTCGAGTCAGAGCCAGGGTCATTGTTGTACCCGACCCTGCGTACTTGCGATTGCCATGGAACCCGTCCTCGGCCAATGCGACGTAGAACGACCCGCTCCGCGGAAAACCTTGAGGCCCCGCTGCGACGTTGCTCCTGAACTCGTAGCGGTGGGTAAGCGGTATGCAAGCAGCGAGAGAGGAGACCACAACCAGCATGGGTAGTGCTCCGGAGAGGGTGGCTACGTTGGAATGAAGAAACGAGCTGAAGAAAGCGGCCGATTCGTCCCGGAGACTGAGGATTGCACCCTTCACGGCTTTGCCTCTCCATCAGCAATGAACTGCCAACATAGAGACCATACTCCGTAGACCGTCAGTGTCGCCTTCCTAGCGTCACGGGTGCGTGGCGCGAGAATCCGAATTCCTTGAACGCAGCTTTGGCCTTGCTGTCCCGGCGAGGCGGGAAGCACTCGGACTGTCGCAGGAGCGACTCGCCGAAGAAGCGGGCATTCACCGCACCTATGTGAGCCAGATCGAGCGCGGTGACGCGAACCCCACTCTGACCGTCATGGCGGCGCTGGCGAGCGCGGTCAACGTGCGGCTGAGCCGCCTGATCGGCGAGATGGAGTCAGGCTGAAATCCTGAGGGGTGGCCCTTCAGTTGCTTCCATACCTCTCGCCGTGCAAACGTTTGCACGCTGCCTCTAGTGCAATCAATTGCAGGCCACCTGCCCCGGGGCCTATTCGACGAGACGATTTGCCTGGCATTCCGCACGACTAGCGGGCGGGCGCGTCGAAACCTTCGAGAAGGCGGGGAGACTGTCCCTCCGGCCTGCGGACCATGCTTCTAGCCGCTCCGCGGCCGACCCCGCGGCGTCCAAGAAGTACGATGCGACCCGAACCCTTACGGGAAGCGGCGTATCGTCGCTCTCAAGAGCTGCCTCCAATACTTCCAGCCCAAGCCGCGCCGCCTGGACCTGCCTACGGCGAAGATCAATCAGTCCGTCGATCTCTGCGTCCGCGGCCCGCTCCCGCGACTCCTCTAGCTGGTCGCAGAACTCCTCGTCCTTCAGCCACCTGTAGATCGTTGACCGCGAGCATCCCACCGCCCTCGCAGCTCCCGTCACCGTCCCGTGTTGGACCAGCGCCCTGACTACCCTCGCTCTCGCCGGGCTTTTTCTCGTCTCATTCCGTGCCATAGTGTCCCCCACCCTGAACTATCGGTTGCTGTCCCCACCGATTGGAGGAGGCGGACGAACTGGCTCAGAATAGAGACAGACGGACGAGAGGGGCGGCGGCCTGGGCGGCACTCCTCGCCGAACCAGACTCCCACTCCGCTCGACTCCGTGACCTCGCCGCGAAGATTCGAGCGAACCTCGACGAAGGCGACGCCGACCAACGCGATCTGACCGTCGAGGAGTTCGAGATCATTGCTTGGGCAAT
This genomic interval from bacterium contains the following:
- a CDS encoding DUF4823 domain-containing protein encodes the protein MKGAILSLRDESAAFFSSFLHSNVATLSGALPMLVVVSSLAACIPLTHRYEFRSNVAAGPQGFPRSGSFYVALAEDGFHGNRKYAGSGTTMTLALTRHLSTFASEAEAAIEKATVDEARWTANEHGHRYLVWPEILNWEDRASQWGFRSDRVSVRVVLIEVSSDRVYSDEVLSVTQGVFTTSPLGEHLKTGHT
- a CDS encoding helix-turn-helix transcriptional regulator yields the protein MARESEFLERSFGLAVPARREALGLSQERLAEEAGIHRTYVSQIERGDANPTLTVMAALASAVNVRLSRLIGEMESG
- a CDS encoding helix-turn-helix domain-containing protein, yielding MARNETRKSPARARVVRALVQHGTVTGAARAVGCSRSTIYRWLKDEEFCDQLEESRERAADAEIDGLIDLRRRQVQAARLGLEVLEAALESDDTPLPVRVRVASYFLDAAGSAAERLEAWSAGRRDSLPAFSKVSTRPPASRAECQANRLVE